The following are from one region of the Silene latifolia isolate original U9 population chromosome 9, ASM4854445v1, whole genome shotgun sequence genome:
- the LOC141600419 gene encoding pentatricopeptide repeat-containing protein At1g09220, mitochondrial: MRWLPKQAFIYYVPHLQSFPNFSASISSYNTHTIQDHYYHHLLSKLNDFPSSRRATQQIHSQLTTNGSLNQSPTAQIIFLFNTLLRSYAIGEFPQEAIFLYRQATPALSFRFDSFTYSFLIKSCANMSQQLLGFQFHGIVVRSGFDCHVYVQTALLNMCVDFGLLANAYKVFDEMSERNLVGWNILVTGLVKWGHLEEALTLFRKMPKRNVVSWTSMIDAFTSMNNYQGALTVFREMIVLEGIMPTEVSLLAILKAIANLGDLNNCQVLHAYAEKCGFNPRYIHVTNCHIDTYAKCGCIESASRLFQGIPTNRRNVVTWTSIVAGFAMHGMAKEAKKGFEEMQKLGIRPNRITFLSVLNAYSHGGLAQEGVELFERMVDEGFVRPDLKHYGAVVDMLSRAGRLKEAEEIASRIPNHSDGVVIWRTILGACNVHGQAEVAERVTRKIQEMERGYGGDYVLMSNILTNQGKFSEAEKLRKLIDEKEIYKISGRSFA; encoded by the coding sequence ATGCGTTGGTTGCCTAAACAAGCTTTCATTTACTATGTTCCTCATCTTCAATCCTTTCCCAACTTTTCTGCTTCTATCTCATCATATAATACTCATACAATTCAAGATCATTACTATCACCATTTACTCTCTAAATTAAACGACTTCCCTTCATCTCGCCGCGCTACGCAGCAAATACACTCTCAATTAACAACTAATGGGTCACTAAACCAATCCCCAACTGCCCAAATCATCTTTCTTTTCAATACCCTTTTGCGCAGCTATGCCATTGGAGAATTCCCTCAGGAAGCCATCTTTCTCTACAGACAAGCAACACCAGCATTGTCTTTCCGTTTCGACAGTTTTACTTACTCGTTTCTTATCAAATCATGTGCTAATATGTCCCAACAGTTACTGGGTTTTCAGTTTCATGGCATTGTTGTGCGATCAGGGTTTGACTGTCATGTTTATGTACAGACAGCACTGCTCAACATGTGCGTTGATTTCGGGTTGCTAGCTAATGCATAtaaggtgtttgatgaaatgtccGAGAGAAATTTGGTAGGTTGGAATATCCTAGTCACTGGGTTGGTGAAATGGGGACACTTAGAAGAGGCACTCACATTATTTAGGAAGATGCCGAAAAGAAATGTCGTTTCTTGGACTAGTATGATCGATGCCTTCACCAGTATGAACAACTATCAAGGAGCCTTAACCGTTTTTCGCGAAATGATCGTTCTAGAAGGCATTATGCCTACTGAAGTATCACTACTAGCAATTTTGAAAGCAATTGCAAATCTCGGAGATCTTAACAACTGTCAGGTGCTCCATGCCTACGCTGAGAAATGCGGTTTCAACCCGAGATATATCCATGTCACAAACTGTCACATTGATACATATGCCAAGTGCGGTTGCATTGAGAGTGCCTCACGATTATTCCAAGGGATCCCGACAAATAGAAGAAATGTGGTGACTTGGACATCTATAGTAGCCGGTTTTGCAATGCATGGAATGGCAAAAGAAGCTAAAAAGGGATTCGAAGAAATGCAAAAATTGGGTATTAGACCCAATCGAATTACTTTCTTGAGTGTTCTTAATGCTTATAGTCATGGCGGTTTAGCTCAAGAAGGGGTCGAATTATTTGAAAGAATGGTAGATGAGGGTTTTGTGAGGCCGGACTTGAAACATTATGGAGCTGTAGTTGATATGTTGAGCCGAGCAGGGAGATTGAAGGAGGCAGAGGAAATAGCAAGCCGCATTCCTAATCATAGTGATGGTGTTGTAATTTGGCGGACGATTTTGGGAGCTTGCAACGTTCATGGTCAAGCAGAGGTTGCTGAGAGAGTAACAAGGAAGATACAGGAGATGGAAAGAGGTTATGGTGGGGACTATGTTCTTATGTCAAACATATTGACTAATCAAGGCAAGTTCTCAGAAGCTGAGAAATTAAGAAAGTTGATCGATGAGAAGGAAATCTATAAAATTTCTGGGCGGAGTTTTGCTTAA
- the LOC141602254 gene encoding uncharacterized protein LOC141602254: MNSFREAVIDCGLRDVVFEGYEFTFDNGQANEANRQCRLDRAMGNEGWFELFSYAQVGHLVIEWSDHSPIKLWLERRRDNRDGKKLFHFEQLWIGEEECEDTIRLAWGRGRGRNHG, translated from the coding sequence ATGAATAGTTTTCGGGAAGCGGTAATTGACTGTGGGCTACGGGACGTGGTGTTTGAAGGCTATGAGTTTACTTTTGATAATGGACAAGCTAATGAGGCAAATAGGCAGTGTAGACTTGATAGGGCCATGGGGAATGAGgggtggtttgagttgttttctTATGCGCAAGTTGGACATTTGGTTATAGAATGGTCAGACCATTCCCCTATCAAGTTATGGCTGGAAAGACGAAGGGATAACAGGGATGGGAAGAAACTGTTTCATTTCGAGCAACTGTGGATTGGTGAAGAGGAGTGTGAGGATACTATTCGCTTGGCGTGGGGGAGAGGGAGAGGGCGAAATCATGGATAA